The following proteins are co-located in the Vigna angularis cultivar LongXiaoDou No.4 chromosome 2, ASM1680809v1, whole genome shotgun sequence genome:
- the LOC108321646 gene encoding transcription initiation factor TFIID subunit 10 isoform X2, which produces MNQNPQSSDGRGDDDTALSDFLASLMDYTPTIPDELVEHYLAKSGFQCPDVRLTRLVAVATQKFVAEVAGDALQHCKARQATIPKDKRDKQQKDKRLVLTMEDLSKALRESTHYLL; this is translated from the exons ATGAATCAGAACCCGCAATCGAGTGATGGAAGAGGCGACGATGACACTGCTCTCTCCGATTTCCTTGCTTCCTTGATGGATTACACTCCCACT ATACCTGATGAATTGGTGGAGCATTACTTGGCCAAGAGCGGTTTTCAGTGTCCTGACGTTCGATT GACTAGATTGGTAGCTGTTGCCACTCAAAAGTTTGTTGCTGAAGTTGCTGGAGATGCACTTCA GCACTGTAAAGCAAGACAAGCAACAATTCCAAAAGACAAAAGGGACAAGCAGCAAAAG GATAAACGTTTAGTTTTGACCATGGAAGACCTATCAAAAGCATTGCGCGAG TCCACTCATTATCTTTTATGA
- the LOC108321692 gene encoding callose synthase 3, translated as MSASRGGAGPSSEAPPQRRIIRTQTAGTLGESVIDSEVVPSSLVEIAPILRVANEVEKTHPRVAYLCRFYAFEKAHRLDPNSSGRGVRQFKTALLQRLERENDPTLKGRVKKSDAREMQSFYQHYYKKYIQALQNAADKVDRAQLTKAYNTANVLFEVLKAVNMTQSMEVDREILETQDKVAEKTEILVPYNILPLDPDSANQAIMRFPEIQAAVYALRNTRGLPWPKDYKKKKDEDILDWLGSMFGFQKHNVANQREHLILLLANVHIRQFPKPDQQPKLDERALTEVMKKLFKNYKKWCKYLGRKSSLWLPTIQQEVQQRKLLYMGLYLLIWGEAANLRFMPECLCYIYHHMAFELYGMLAGNVSPMTGENVKPAYGGEEEAFLRKVVTPIYDVIAKEAARSKKGRSKHSQWRNYDDLNEYFWSADCFRLGWPMRADADFFCLPSEKLFFDKSNDDKPPSRDRWVGKVNFVEIRSFWHIFRSFDRMWIFFILCLQAMIIVAWNGSGNPSVIFRGDVFKKVLSVFITAAILKFGQAVLDVILSWKAQWSMSLYVKLRYVLKVVSAAAWVIVLSVTYAYTWDNPPGFAQTIKSWFGSGGSSAPSLFILAVVVYLSPNMLAAIFFLLPFIRRHLERSNYRVVMLMLWWSQPRLYVGRGMHESAFSLFKYTMFWVLLIITKLAFSYYIEIKPLVGPTKAIMSVKISTFQWHEFFPHARNNIGVVIALWSPIILVYFMDTQIWYAIFSTLFGGIYGAFRRLGEIRTLGMLRSRFESLPGAFNASLIPEETSEPKKKGLKATLSRRFPNISSNKGKEAARFAQLWNQIITSFREEDLISDREMNLLLVPYWADTQLDLIQWPPFLLASKIPIALDMAKDSNGKDRELKKRIGADNYMSCAVRECYASFKSIIKLLVQGERETAVIEYMFNEVDKHIESDKLIVEFRMSALPNLYKQFVQLINYLLDNDPKDRDQVVILFQDMLEVVTRDIMMEEQDQIFSLVDSTHGGTGHEGMLHLEPEPHHQLFASVGAIKFPIEPVTAAWTEKIKRLNLLLTTKESAMDVPSNLEARRRISFFSNSLFMDMPMAPKVRNMLSFSVLTPYYTEEVLFSLQDLDSPNEDGVSILFYLQKIFPDEWNNFLERVKSTEEDIKGSESDELVEELRLWASYRGQTLTRTVRGMMYYRKALELQAFLDMAKDEDLMEGYKAIENSDDNSRGERSLWTQCQAVADMKFTYVVSCQQYGIDKRSGSPLAQGILRLMTRYPSLRVAYIDEVEEPVKDSKKKINKVYYSCLVKAMPKSNSASEPELNLDQIIYKIKLPGPAILGEGKPENQNHAIIFTRGEGLQTIDMNQDNYMEEALKMRNLLQEFLKKHDGVRFPSILGLREHIFTGSVSSLAWFMSNQETSFVTIGQRLLANPLKVRFHYGHPDVFDRLFHLTRGGVSKASKVINLSEDIFAGFNSTLREGNVTHHEYIQVGKGRDVGLNQISMFEAKIANGNGEQTLSRDVYRLGHRFDFFRMLSCYFTTVGFYFSTLITVLTVYIFLYGRLYLVLSGLEEGLSTQKAIRDNKPLQVALASQSFVQIGVLMALPMLMEIGLERGFRTALSEFILMQLQLAPVFFTFSLGTKTHYFGRTLLHGGAKYRPTGRGFVVFHAKFADNYRLYSRSHFVKGIELMILLIVYQIFGHSYRSAVAYILITASMWFMVGTWLFAPFLFNPSGFEWQKIVDDWTDWNKWISNRGGIGVLPEKSWESWWEEEQEHLQYSGIRGIIVEILLSLRFFIYQYGLVYHLNITKKGQKSFLVYGISWLVIFVILFVMKTVSVGRRKFSANFQLVFRLIKGLIFLTFVSILVILIALPHMTVQDIVVCILAFMPTGWGMLQIAQALKPLVRRAGFWGSVKTLARGYEIVMGLLLFTPVAFLAWFPFVSEFQTRMLFNQAFSRGLQISRILGGQRKERSSRNKE; from the exons ATGTCGGCTTCCAGAGGAGGGGCGGGGCCGTCGTCCGAGGCGCCGCCACAAAGGCGGATTATACGGACGCAGACAGCCGGGACCTTGGGAGAGTCGGTCATTGACAGTGAGGTCGTGCCTTCCTCTCTCGTCGAAATTGCGCCCATTCTTCGTGTTGCTAATGAAGTTGAAAAGACTCATCCCAGGGTTGCTTATCTAT GCCGCTTTTACGCTTTTGAGAAAGCTCATAGGCTGGATCCCAACTCAAGCGGTCGTGGTGTTCGCCAATTCAAGACCGCACTTCTTCAACGCCTTGAAAGA GAAAATGATCCAACTCTGAAAGGAAGGGTTAAGAAAAGCGATGCTCGAGAGATGCAAAGTTTTTATCAGCATtactacaaaaaatatatccaaGCTTTGCAAAATGCTGCCGATAAAGTTGACCG TGCGCAGCTCACCAAGGCATATAACACGGCTAATGTTCTTTTTGAGGTTTTGAAGGCTGTTAACATGACACAATCTATGGAAGTTGATCGTGAG ATTTTGGAGACCCAAGATAAAGTTGCTGAGAAAACTGAGATCTTAGTTCCTTACAATATTCTTCCTCTTGATCCCGACAGTGCTAACCAGGCTATAATGAGATTTCCTGAG ATCCAAGCTGCTGTGTATGCTCTTCGCAACACTAGGGGTCTTCCATGGCCCAAGgactacaagaaaaaaaaggatGAAGACATTTTGGATTGGCTTGGGTCAATGTTTGGATTTCAG AAACACAATGTTGCGAATCAGAGAGAGCATTTGATCTTACTGCTTGCTAATGTTCACATAAGACAATTTCCAAAGCCTGATCAGCAACCAAAG TTGGATGAACGTGCCCTCACAGAAGTGATGAAGAAACTTTTCAAGAATTACAAAAAATGGTGCAAGTATTTGGGTCGGAAAAGTAGCCTTTG GTTACCTACTATACAGCAAGAAGTACAGCAACGTAAACTACTATATATGGGACTGTATCTTCTAATATGGGGTGAAGCTGCCAACCTACGATTCATGCCAGAATGCCTTTGTTATATATATCACCAT ATGGCTTTTGAATTGTATGGTATGCTTGCTGGTAATGTCAGTCCAATGACTGGAGAGAATGTGAAGCCAGCTTATGGAGGTGAAGAAGAAGCTTTTTTAAGGAAAGTAGTCACTCCTATCTACGATGTGATTGCTAAG GAAGCTGCACGCAGCAAAAAGGGAAGGTCAAAGCATTCACAGTGGAGGAACTATGAtgatttaaatgaatatttttg GTCTGCTGATTGTTTTCGGTTAGGTTGGCCAATGCGTGCTGATGCTGATTTCTTTTGCCTGCCTTCTGAAAAGTTGTTTTTTGATAAATCTAAT GATGACAAACCACCTAGCAGAGACAGATGGGTTGGGAAAGTGAATTTTGTTGAGATAAGATCATTTTGGCATATTTTCAGGAGTTTCGACCGCATGTGGATTTTTTTCATTCTGTGTTTACAG gcTATGATTATTGTTGCTTGGAATGGATCTGGTAATCCAAGTGTGATCTTTAGAGGTGACGTGTTCAAGAAGGTGTTGAGTGTGTTTATAACAGCAGCTATATTGAAGTTTGGGCAAG CTGTTCTTGATGTGATCCTGAGTTGGAAAGCACAGTGGAGTATGTCGCTGTATGTGAAGTTAAGATACGTTCTTAAAGTTGTTTCAGCTGCAGCATGGGTGATTGTTCTGTCAGTTACTTATGCATATACTTGGGATAATCCTCCTGGGTTTGCTCAGACCATTAAAAGTTGGTTTGGAAGTGGTGGTTCAAGTGCTCCTTCATTGTTTATTTTGGCTGTTGTTGTTTACCTGTCACCGAATATGCTTGCTGCAATATTCTTTCTGCTCCCTTTTATTCGTCGTCATCTTGAGAGATCAAACTATAGGGTTGTGATGCTAATGTTATGGTGGTCACAG CCTCGTTTGTATGTTGGTAGGGGAATGCACGAGAGCGCCTTTTCGCTTTTCAA GTACACAATGTTTTGGGTCCTTCTCATAATTACAAAGTTGGCTTTTAGTTACTATATTGAG ATAAAACCTCTCGTGGGACCTACAAAAGCTATAATGAGTGTAAAAATCTCAACTTTCCAGTGGCATGAATTCTTTCCTCATG CAAGGAACAATATTGGTGTTGTAATTGCTCTTTGGTCTCCAATTATCCTG GTATACTTCATGGATACCCAAATTTGGTATGCCATATTCTCAACATTATTTGGTGGTATTTATGGTGCCTTCCGTAGGCTTGGGGAG ATACGGACACTAGGAATGCTAAGGTCTCGTTTTGAATCATTGCCTGGTGCCTTCAATGCCAGTTTGATTCCGGAAGAAACAAGTGAGCCAAAGAAAAAAGGATTAAAGGCCACTTTGTCCCGCAGATTTCCCAAT ATCTCATCTAACAAGGGGAAGGAGGCTGCAAGGTTTGCACAACTTTGGAACCAAATAATTACTAGTTTCAGGGAAGAAGATCTTATTAGTGATAG GGAAATGAACCTTTTGCTTGTACCATATTGGGCTGATACTCAGTTGGATCTTATACAATGGCCCCCCTTTCTACTTGCTAGCAag ATCCCAATTGCACTCGATATGGCTAAGGACAGCAATGGAAAGGATAGAGAGCTAAAGAAAAGAATTGGGGCTGACAACTACATGTCTTGTGCTGTCCGTGAGTGCTATGCTTCATTTAAGAGCATTATTAAGCTATTGGTTCAAGGGGAACGGGAGACAGC GGTTATAGAGTACATGTTCAATGAAGTGGATAAACATATAGAATCAGATAAACTGATTGTTGAATTCAGAATGAGTGCACTTCCTAACCTCTATAAACAGTTTGTTCAGCTAATAAACTATTTG CTGGATAATGATCCAAAAGATAGGGACCAAGTTGTGATTCTATTCCAGGACATGCTGGAGGTTGTGACGCGAGATATAATGATGGAGGAGCAGGATCAAATATTCAG TTTGGTGGATTCAACCCATGGTGGTACAGGACATGAGGGGATGCTTCACCTTGAGCCTGAGCCCCATCACCAATTGTTTGCATCTGTAGGAGCTATCAAGTTTCCAATTGAACCAGTTACTGCAGCTTGGACAGAGAAG ATTAAACGACTTAACTTGCTGCTTACGACAAAAGAATCTGCCATGGATGTACCATCTAACTTAGAAGCAAGAAGGCGTATTTCTTTCTTCTCAAATTCATTGTTTATGGATATGCCTATGGCACCAAAAGTTCGCAACATGCTTTCATTCTC GGTTTTGACACCATACTATACAGAAGAAGTTCTATTTTCCTTACAAGATTTGGATTCACCAAATGAGGATGGTGTTTCAATACTGTTCTACTTACAAAAGATTTTTCCTG ATGAGTGGAACAATTTTCTTGAGCGTGTGAAGTCTACTGAGGAGGATATTAAAGGGAGTGAATCTGATGAGTTAGTAGAAGAACTTCGGCTTTGGGCATCATATAGAGGGCAAACATTGACCAGAACCG TAAGAGGTATGATGTATTACAGAAAGGCTCTGGAACTGCAGGCTTTTCTTGATATGGCGAAAGATGAAG ATTTGATGGAAGGTTATAAAGCCATAGAAAACTCAGATGACAATTCAAGGGGGGAAAGGTCGTTGTGGACACAATGTCAAGCAGTAGCTGATATGAAATTCACATACGTGGTATCATGTCAACAATATGGCATTGACAAGCGGTCTGGTTCTCCCCTTGCACAGGGCATATTAAGGCTTATGACAAG ATATCCGTCTCTTCGAGTTGCCTATATTGATGAGGTAGAGGAACCTGTCAAAGACAGTAAGAAAAAGATCAACAAGGTTTATTACTCATGCTTGGTTAAGGCTATGCCAAAATCAAATAGTGCTTCAGAGCCTGAGCTGAATCTGGACCAG attatatataaaataaagctTCCTGGACCGGCAATTTTGGGTGAGGGCAAGCCTGAAAATCAGAATCATGCCATAATTTTCACACGTGGAGAGGGCTTGCAAACAATAGATATGAATCAG GATAACTACATGGAAGAAGCTTTGAAAATGAGAAATTTGCTGCAAGAGTTCCTTAAAAAGCATGATGGTGTTCGGTTTCCTAGTATCCTTGGACTTAGGGAGCATATTTTTACTGGAAG TGTTTCTTCCCTCGCATGGTTCATGTCAAATCAGGAGACAAGTTTTGTGACAATTGGTCAGAGATTGTTGGCTAATCCTTTGAA GGTTCGTTTCCATTATGGTCACCCTGATGTCTTTGATAGACTTTTTCACCTCACAAGAGGGGGTGTGAGTAAAGCCTCCAAGGTTATCAATCTAAGTGAAGATATTTTTGCTG GCTTCAACTCTACACTACGTGAAGGAAATGTCACTCACCATGAGTACATACAAGTAGGGAAGGGAAGAGATGTGGGTCTCAATCAGATTTCTATGTTTGAAGCAAAAATAGCTAATGGCAATGGCGAGCAAACACTAAGTCGAGATGTATATAGACTTGGGCACCGTTTCGACTTCTTCAGAATGTTGTCTTGTTACTTCACCACAGTTGGATTTTATTTCAGCACCCTT ATAACTGTTCTCACTGTGTATATATTCCTCTATGGTCGCCTTTATCTTGTTCTTAGCGGGCTTGAAGAAGGTCTAAGCACTCAAAAAGCCATTCGAGACAATAAGCCTCTTCAAGTAGCTCTTGCTTCTCAGTCATTTGTTCAGATTGGGGTTTTGATGGCCCTGCCCATGTTGATGGAAATCGGTTTGGAGAGGGGCTTCCGAACTGCTCTCAGCGAGTTCATATTAATGCAACTGCAGCTGGCCCCAGTATTCTTTACATTTTCTCTTGGGACAAAAACTCATTATTTTGGAAGAACATTGCTGCATGGAGGTGCTAAATATAGACCAACTGGTCGAGGATTTGTGGTTTTCCATGCTAAATTTGCTGACAACTACAGACTTTACTCTCGTAGCCACTTTGTCAAGGGTATTGAGCTCATGATACTGCTTATTGTGTATCAAATTTTTGGTCATTCTTACAGAAGTGCTGTTGCATATATCTTGATTACTGCATCAATGTGGTTTATGGTGGGTACCTGGCTGTTTGCTCCTTTCTTGTTCAATCCTTCTGGGTTTGAATGGCAAAAGATTGTCGATGATTGGACTGATTGGAATAAATGGATTAGTAATCGAGGAGGTATAGGTGTTCTACCTGAAAAAAGTTGGGAATCTTGGTGGGAAGAGGAACAGGAGCATCTCCAATATTCAGGAATTCGGGGAATCATAGTAGAGATACTGTTATCATTGCGATTTTTTATCTACCAGTATGGTCTGGTATATCACTTGAATATTACGAAGAAAGGCCAAAAAAGTTTTCTG GTCTATGGCATTTCGTGGTTGGTGATATTTGTAATATTGTTTGTAATGAAG ACGGTGTCTGTTGGGAGGCGTAAATTCAGTGCAAATTTTCAACTCGTCTTCCGACTAATCAAGGGACTGATATTCCTCACTTTTGTCTCGATTCTAGTCATTTTGATTGCCCTTCCGCATATGACAGTGCAGGACATTGTTGTTTGCATTCTTGCTTTCATGCCAACTGGTTGGGGAATGCTGCAG ATTGCTCAAGCGTTAAAACCTTTAGTACGGCGGGCTGGGTTTTGGGGATCCGTGAAAACTCTTGCTCGAGGTTATGAGATTGTGATGGGTTTGCTTTTGTTCACTCCTGTTGCTTTTCTGGCTTGGTTTCCTTTTGTTTCAGAATTTCAAACCCGTATGCTGTTCAACCAAGCATTCAGCAGAGGTTTGCAAATTTCTCGTATTCTTGGTGGGCAAAGAAAGGAGCGCTCTTCTCGCAACAAGGAATAG
- the LOC108321646 gene encoding transcription initiation factor TFIID subunit 10 isoform X1, with protein MNQNPQSSDGRGDDDTALSDFLASLMDYTPTIPDELVEHYLAKSGFQCPDVRLTRLVAVATQKFVAEVAGDALQHCKARQATIPKDKRDKQQKDKRLVLTMEDLSKALREYGVNLRHQEYFADSPSTGMDPATREE; from the exons ATGAATCAGAACCCGCAATCGAGTGATGGAAGAGGCGACGATGACACTGCTCTCTCCGATTTCCTTGCTTCCTTGATGGATTACACTCCCACT ATACCTGATGAATTGGTGGAGCATTACTTGGCCAAGAGCGGTTTTCAGTGTCCTGACGTTCGATT GACTAGATTGGTAGCTGTTGCCACTCAAAAGTTTGTTGCTGAAGTTGCTGGAGATGCACTTCA GCACTGTAAAGCAAGACAAGCAACAATTCCAAAAGACAAAAGGGACAAGCAGCAAAAG GATAAACGTTTAGTTTTGACCATGGAAGACCTATCAAAAGCATTGCGCGAG TATGGCGTGAATCTAAGGCATCAGGAATATTTTGCCGACAGCCCTTCTACTGGAATGGATCCTGCTACTCGAGAAGAATGA